One window of Mesorhizobium sp. WSM4904 genomic DNA carries:
- a CDS encoding sarcosine oxidase subunit gamma, whose protein sequence is MAKAAAKIKAAEASASVERRPALAGRALEAPGVKVEILPPAERISLRAPEASLAALSKALGVTLPAKPKSSATKGGRTALWLGPDEWLIIDEAGKDPLADCAKLSALHSAVGISHRNVAISVTGPAAAVTVNSGCPQDLSLEAFPVGAASRTILGKSEIVLLRTGADAFRVECWRSFSDYVFTLLSEAASDAAN, encoded by the coding sequence ATGGCTAAGGCTGCCGCCAAGATAAAAGCCGCCGAGGCTTCAGCTTCCGTCGAGCGGCGTCCGGCACTTGCGGGCCGCGCTCTGGAGGCGCCGGGCGTCAAGGTCGAGATCCTGCCGCCGGCCGAACGCATCTCGCTGCGCGCGCCGGAAGCTTCGCTCGCCGCGCTCTCCAAGGCGCTGGGCGTGACGCTGCCGGCGAAGCCGAAAAGCTCGGCCACCAAGGGCGGGCGCACCGCGCTATGGCTCGGGCCGGACGAGTGGCTGATCATCGACGAGGCCGGCAAGGATCCGCTGGCCGACTGCGCCAAGCTGTCGGCGCTGCATTCGGCGGTCGGCATCTCGCATCGCAATGTCGCGATCTCGGTCACCGGGCCAGCCGCCGCCGTGACGGTCAATTCCGGTTGCCCGCAGGACCTGTCGCTCGAAGCCTTCCCGGTCGGGGCGGCGTCGCGCACCATCCTCGGCAAGTCCGAGATCGTGCTGCTGCGTACCGGCGCGGACGCATTCCGCGTGGAGTGCTGGCGTTCCTTCTCGGACTATGTCTTTACTTTGCTGTCGGAAGCGGCGAGCGACGCTGCGAACTGA
- a CDS encoding zinc-binding dehydrogenase, producing MALASEMKALLLVGDGYTKTPSAGALEAMEPYLRPGSIAVPEPGPTQALIKVGLASINPSDIAFIKGQYGQPRVKGRPAGFEGVGIVVTTGDDPYAKSLEGKRVAFATGVSNWGSWADYAVAEAASCVPLLDTVRDEDAAAMIVNPLTALAMFDIVREEGEKAFVMTAGASQLCKLITGLAKEEGFRPIVTVRREEQIPLLKGLGAAHVLNEKAADFEAALREVMKTEQPRIFLDAVTGPLASAIFYAMPKRSRWIVYGRLDAEPTVIREPGQLIFQHKRVEGFWLAEWMRAFRDRLGPAVLEAQKRFSDGRWLTDVTAVVPLDEAMTRLPAELAKPNGKVFIRP from the coding sequence ATGGCGCTTGCGTCGGAAATGAAGGCCTTGCTGCTCGTCGGCGACGGCTATACCAAGACACCTTCGGCCGGCGCGCTGGAGGCGATGGAGCCTTATCTCCGACCGGGCAGCATCGCCGTGCCCGAACCCGGCCCGACACAGGCGCTGATCAAGGTTGGCCTCGCCTCGATCAACCCGTCCGACATCGCCTTCATCAAGGGGCAATACGGCCAGCCGCGCGTGAAGGGGCGGCCGGCGGGCTTCGAGGGCGTCGGTATCGTCGTGACGACAGGCGATGACCCGTATGCAAAGAGCCTCGAAGGAAAGCGCGTCGCCTTCGCCACCGGCGTGTCGAACTGGGGCTCGTGGGCCGACTATGCGGTGGCGGAGGCTGCGTCCTGCGTTCCGTTGCTCGACACGGTTCGCGACGAGGACGCCGCGGCGATGATCGTCAATCCGCTGACCGCGCTCGCCATGTTCGACATCGTCAGAGAGGAAGGCGAGAAGGCCTTCGTCATGACCGCCGGCGCCAGCCAGCTCTGCAAGCTGATCACTGGGCTAGCGAAGGAGGAAGGTTTTCGGCCGATCGTCACCGTGCGCCGCGAAGAGCAGATCCCGTTGCTGAAAGGGCTCGGTGCCGCGCATGTGCTCAACGAAAAGGCGGCGGATTTCGAAGCTGCGCTGCGCGAGGTGATGAAGACCGAGCAGCCGCGCATCTTCCTGGACGCGGTGACCGGACCGCTGGCCTCGGCCATCTTCTACGCCATGCCGAAGCGCTCGCGCTGGATCGTCTATGGTAGGCTCGACGCCGAGCCGACGGTGATCCGCGAGCCCGGCCAGTTGATCTTCCAGCACAAGCGCGTCGAAGGCTTCTGGCTGGCCGAATGGATGCGAGCGTTTCGCGACCGGCTCGGCCCGGCGGTGCTGGAGGCGCAGAAGCGCTTTTCCGACGGACGCTGGTTAACCGACGTGACGGCGGTGGTGCCGCTGGACGAAGCTATGACCAGGCTGCCGGCCGAGTTGGCCAAGCCGAATGGCAAGGTGTTCATAAGGCCTTAG
- a CDS encoding TetR/AcrR family transcriptional regulator: protein MTLSVQKRREKQKAELRSELVDAAHKLVQEEGYEGLTIRKLAKRVGYAPMSVYSYFADKQDILFALAEDAFETLARRIEEHPSDDPVEALRAVMTEYAAFGLGNPNEYRTVFMTEKTRLPEGRSYEDMEEGNPAMKVLIKRVEACVAAGKLKGDPRAIATMLWTVGHGTISLLITFPFYPFGDPQAYVKRMCDFMLASLSAQDIPPLTETPVHC, encoded by the coding sequence TTGACGCTGAGCGTTCAGAAGCGCCGCGAGAAACAGAAAGCTGAGCTTCGCTCCGAACTGGTCGACGCGGCCCACAAGCTTGTCCAGGAAGAGGGCTACGAAGGGCTTACCATCCGCAAGCTGGCCAAGCGGGTCGGCTACGCGCCGATGTCTGTCTATTCCTACTTCGCCGACAAGCAGGACATCCTGTTCGCGCTCGCCGAGGACGCCTTCGAAACGCTGGCCCGGCGCATCGAGGAACATCCCTCCGACGATCCCGTTGAGGCGCTGCGGGCGGTGATGACCGAGTATGCCGCCTTCGGGCTCGGCAACCCCAATGAGTACCGCACCGTCTTCATGACCGAGAAGACTCGGCTGCCGGAAGGTCGCAGCTACGAGGACATGGAAGAGGGCAACCCGGCGATGAAAGTGCTGATCAAAAGGGTCGAAGCTTGTGTCGCCGCCGGCAAGCTCAAGGGCGACCCACGCGCCATCGCCACTATGCTGTGGACCGTCGGCCACGGCACGATCTCGCTGCTGATCACCTTTCCCTTCTATCCGTTCGGCGATCCCCAGGCCTATGTGAAGCGGATGTGCGACTTCATGTTGGCTTCATTGTCGGCGCAGGACATACCCCCGCTCACCGAAACACCCGTCCACTGCTGA
- a CDS encoding SDR family oxidoreductase, producing the protein MGRFDGATVLITGATGGLGRGAAKAFAAEGARLVLSDLDEAALGDFAATLGAETAFLAGNIADEKLSEDLVKLAVEKFGRLDIAVNNAGIVHAFVRLPLVTSEEARRVLEVDLLGVFYAMKHQIPQMERQFRESGKGGAIVNVASVAGLSGAPKLSVYAAAKHGVVGLTRSAAVEYATKGIRINAVSPAHTRTAMVDGFVRSTGAPEAEALAELTRGVPMKRVGEVDEIVTGILYLADPANSFMTGHALALDGGIGAI; encoded by the coding sequence ATGGGCAGATTCGATGGAGCCACGGTGCTGATAACCGGTGCGACCGGCGGCCTCGGCCGCGGCGCGGCCAAAGCCTTCGCCGCCGAGGGTGCGCGGCTGGTTCTTTCCGATCTCGACGAAGCGGCACTGGGCGATTTCGCGGCGACACTTGGCGCCGAAACCGCGTTCCTTGCCGGCAACATTGCCGACGAGAAGCTCTCGGAGGATCTGGTGAAGCTCGCCGTGGAGAAATTCGGCCGGCTGGACATTGCCGTCAACAACGCTGGGATCGTGCACGCCTTCGTGCGCCTGCCGCTGGTGACGTCGGAAGAAGCGCGCCGGGTGCTTGAGGTCGACCTGCTCGGCGTCTTCTACGCCATGAAGCACCAGATTCCACAGATGGAGCGGCAATTCAGGGAAAGCGGCAAGGGCGGCGCCATCGTCAACGTCGCCTCGGTCGCCGGTCTCTCCGGCGCGCCGAAATTGTCGGTCTACGCCGCCGCCAAGCATGGCGTCGTCGGGCTGACGCGCTCCGCGGCGGTCGAATACGCCACCAAGGGGATACGCATCAACGCGGTCTCCCCGGCGCATACCAGGACGGCGATGGTCGACGGCTTCGTGCGCTCCACCGGCGCGCCGGAAGCCGAAGCGCTTGCCGAGCTCACGCGCGGCGTGCCGATGAAGCGCGTCGGCGAAGTGGACGAGATCGTGACCGGCATCCTTTATCTCGCCGACCCCGCCAATTCCTTCATGACCGGCCACGCGCTGGCGCTCGACGGCGGCATCGGCGCGATCTAG
- a CDS encoding acyl-CoA dehydrogenase family protein has product MADMNLGMSERLKPIHQSVAAMVRDEIAPLGEAFLAEVGKGGDRWAYTARQTEILEGLKKTARERGLWNFWLTDSKRGYGLSTVEYAYLAEEMGKAHLGAETFNCSAPDTGNMEVLERYGSEEHKRQWLEPLLDGKIRSAYLMTEPDVASSDATNISMRCERRGDDYVLNGEKWWASGAGDPRCAIYIVMVRTGSDEEPQHRRHSMILVPADSKGVTKLRPMQVYGDDDAPHGHMHLRFEDVRVPVANLILGEGRGFEIAQGRLGPGRIHHCMRAIGQAEMALEMLCQRSVRREAFGQSLAKLGANFDIIAECRMEIEMARLLCLKAAWMIDQGDPRAAAPWISQIKVVAPRVALKVTDEAVQMFGAQGISQDTPLARSWTHLRTLRLADGPDAVHRRQVARAELRKYTQEKV; this is encoded by the coding sequence ATGGCGGACATGAATCTCGGCATGAGCGAGCGGCTGAAGCCGATCCACCAGAGCGTGGCCGCGATGGTGCGCGACGAGATCGCGCCGCTTGGCGAGGCGTTTCTCGCCGAGGTCGGCAAGGGCGGCGACCGTTGGGCCTACACGGCCAGACAGACCGAGATCCTCGAAGGGCTGAAGAAGACGGCGCGGGAGCGCGGCCTGTGGAATTTCTGGCTTACCGATTCAAAGCGCGGCTACGGCCTGTCGACTGTCGAATATGCCTATCTGGCGGAAGAGATGGGAAAAGCCCATCTCGGCGCCGAGACCTTCAACTGCTCGGCGCCCGACACCGGCAACATGGAAGTGCTGGAGCGCTACGGCTCGGAAGAGCATAAGCGGCAATGGCTGGAGCCGCTGCTCGATGGGAAAATCCGCTCGGCCTATCTGATGACCGAGCCCGACGTCGCCTCATCGGACGCCACCAACATTTCGATGCGCTGCGAGCGGCGCGGCGATGATTATGTGCTCAACGGCGAGAAATGGTGGGCGTCCGGCGCCGGCGACCCGCGCTGCGCCATCTACATCGTCATGGTCAGAACCGGCTCGGACGAAGAGCCGCAGCATCGCCGGCATTCGATGATCCTGGTGCCGGCGGACAGCAAGGGCGTCACCAAGTTGCGACCGATGCAGGTCTATGGCGACGACGATGCGCCGCATGGCCATATGCATCTCAGGTTCGAGGATGTGCGGGTTCCGGTGGCGAACCTGATCCTCGGCGAGGGCAGGGGCTTCGAGATCGCGCAGGGGCGGCTGGGGCCTGGCCGCATCCATCACTGCATGCGCGCCATCGGCCAGGCCGAGATGGCGCTGGAGATGCTGTGCCAGCGTTCCGTGCGGCGCGAGGCCTTCGGCCAGTCGCTGGCGAAGCTCGGCGCCAATTTCGACATCATCGCCGAGTGCCGCATGGAGATCGAGATGGCGCGGCTGCTCTGTCTCAAGGCGGCATGGATGATCGACCAGGGCGATCCGCGCGCCGCCGCGCCCTGGATCAGCCAGATCAAGGTGGTAGCACCCCGCGTCGCGCTGAAAGTCACCGACGAGGCGGTGCAGATGTTCGGCGCGCAAGGCATCAGCCAGGACACTCCGCTCGCCCGCTCGTGGACACATCTGAGAACATTGCGGCTCGCTGACGGGCCGGACGCCGTGCACCGGCGCCAGGTGGCGCGCGCCGAGCTCAGGAAATATACGCAGGAAAAGGTCTGA
- a CDS encoding MurR/RpiR family transcriptional regulator yields MISSIAELISDRIGTMPAGERRAAQTLIANYPLTGLKTVAEFSAAAGVSSPTILRFVARLGFQNYPEFQSALQDELAAQLQSPASRTLNPASPANGGAVSPMLEATLENMRETFRHLSDKQLADIATRLAERRGKTFLIGGRFTDPLARYMAAHLAIIQPDVYHLAGQESIWRDRLIDMGKRDVLVIFDIRRYQESLVRFAEKAHQRGVQIVLFTDQWLSPIARFARHVIAGRTAVPSAWDSSAALFVVAETLIGAVTRQLEAAGAKRIRDLESLR; encoded by the coding sequence ATGATTTCCAGCATTGCCGAACTGATCTCGGACCGCATCGGGACAATGCCCGCCGGCGAGCGCCGCGCCGCGCAGACGCTGATCGCCAACTATCCGCTGACCGGGCTGAAGACGGTCGCCGAGTTCTCGGCCGCGGCCGGCGTATCCTCGCCGACGATCCTGCGTTTCGTCGCGAGACTGGGCTTTCAGAACTATCCCGAATTCCAGTCGGCGCTGCAGGATGAGCTGGCGGCGCAATTGCAGTCTCCGGCGTCGCGCACCCTCAACCCGGCGTCGCCCGCCAACGGCGGCGCGGTTTCGCCGATGCTGGAGGCGACGCTGGAAAACATGCGCGAGACATTCCGGCACCTCTCCGACAAGCAACTGGCCGACATCGCCACAAGGCTTGCCGAGCGGCGCGGCAAGACCTTCCTGATCGGCGGCCGCTTCACCGATCCGCTGGCGCGCTACATGGCCGCCCATCTCGCCATCATCCAGCCGGATGTCTACCACCTCGCCGGCCAGGAGAGCATCTGGCGCGACCGGCTGATCGACATGGGCAAGCGCGACGTGCTGGTGATCTTCGACATCAGGCGCTACCAGGAAAGCCTCGTCCGCTTTGCCGAGAAGGCGCACCAGCGCGGCGTGCAGATCGTGCTTTTCACCGACCAGTGGCTGTCGCCGATCGCCCGCTTCGCCCGCCATGTGATTGCCGGGCGTACCGCCGTGCCGTCGGCCTGGGATTCGTCGGCCGCGCTCTTCGTCGTCGCCGAAACGCTGATCGGCGCCGTCACGAGACAGCTCGAAGCCGCCGGCGCCAAGCGCATCCGCGACCTGGAAAGCCTGCGGTGA
- a CDS encoding MaoC family dehydratase, translating to MSVEPISLDTLLASVGNEVGVSPWRTVTQRMIDQFADATDDHQFIHCDPERAARETPFGGTIAHGFLSLSLLSAMTFETMPPIENTKMGVNHGFDTLRFLAPVKTGSRIRTHFVLADVKVRPSGWVQTAHDVTIEIEGSKKPALTARWLTLTLIERQPETA from the coding sequence ATTAGCGTGGAACCGATCAGTCTCGATACGCTTCTGGCCAGCGTCGGCAACGAAGTCGGCGTGTCGCCCTGGCGAACGGTGACGCAGCGCATGATCGACCAGTTCGCCGACGCCACCGACGACCATCAGTTCATCCATTGCGATCCGGAGCGCGCCGCGCGTGAGACGCCGTTCGGCGGCACCATCGCGCATGGCTTCCTGTCACTGTCGCTGCTGTCGGCCATGACCTTCGAGACCATGCCGCCGATCGAAAACACCAAGATGGGCGTCAATCACGGCTTCGACACGCTGCGCTTCCTGGCGCCGGTCAAGACCGGCTCGCGCATCCGCACGCACTTCGTGCTGGCCGACGTCAAGGTGCGGCCTTCCGGCTGGGTCCAGACGGCGCATGACGTGACCATCGAGATCGAAGGATCGAAGAAGCCGGCGCTGACCGCGCGCTGGCTGACCCTGACGCTGATCGAGCGCCAGCCCGAGACCGCATGA
- a CDS encoding phosphotransferase family protein translates to MSGDSNVLDQTALAPYLEAHIPGFAGLSAVDKFKSGQSNPTYLLTAASGRYVLRAKPPGQLLKSAHQVDREFRVMQALSSTAVPVPRMLHLSGEDSPIGRMFYVMEFLDGRIFWDPSLPDASGPDTSSNDERAAIYDAMNATLAALHDVDIAAVGLGDFGKPGSYFERQFARWTSQYRASETEEIADMDRLIAWLETHMPADDGRVSLVHGDYRLDNMIFAKDEPKVIAVLDWELSTLGHPFADLAYQCMQWRLPHASGFRGLGGVDRAVLGLPSEEAYVAAYCRRRSIDGIGNWTFFLAFSFFRLAAICQGVYRRALDGNASNPEKAKTYGEAVKLLAALAVDLIDGRI, encoded by the coding sequence ATGAGCGGCGACAGCAACGTCTTAGATCAAACAGCGCTTGCGCCTTACCTCGAGGCGCATATTCCGGGCTTTGCCGGGCTTTCGGCGGTCGACAAGTTCAAGTCCGGACAGTCGAACCCAACCTATCTGCTGACCGCCGCGAGCGGCCGCTACGTGCTGCGCGCCAAACCGCCGGGACAGTTGCTGAAGTCGGCGCATCAGGTCGACCGCGAGTTCCGGGTCATGCAGGCGCTCAGCTCGACCGCCGTGCCGGTGCCGCGCATGCTGCACCTGTCCGGCGAGGACTCGCCGATCGGCCGCATGTTCTATGTCATGGAATTCCTCGATGGCCGCATCTTCTGGGATCCGTCCTTGCCGGACGCATCCGGCCCCGACACATCCAGCAATGACGAGCGCGCGGCGATCTACGACGCCATGAACGCGACGCTCGCCGCCCTGCACGACGTCGATATCGCGGCCGTGGGGCTTGGCGATTTCGGCAAGCCCGGCAGCTATTTCGAGCGCCAGTTCGCGCGCTGGACCAGCCAGTACCGCGCCTCCGAAACGGAAGAGATCGCCGACATGGACCGGCTGATCGCCTGGCTGGAGACGCATATGCCGGCCGACGACGGCCGGGTCTCGCTGGTGCATGGCGACTACCGGCTGGACAACATGATCTTCGCCAAGGACGAGCCTAAGGTCATCGCCGTGCTCGACTGGGAACTGTCGACGCTCGGCCATCCCTTCGCCGACCTCGCTTATCAATGCATGCAGTGGCGGCTGCCGCATGCCTCCGGCTTTCGCGGCCTCGGCGGCGTCGACCGCGCTGTGCTCGGTCTGCCTTCCGAGGAAGCCTATGTGGCCGCCTATTGCCGGCGGCGCAGCATCGACGGCATAGGCAACTGGACATTCTTCCTCGCCTTCTCCTTCTTCCGGCTGGCGGCGATCTGCCAGGGTGTCTACCGCCGTGCGCTGGACGGCAATGCCTCCAATCCGGAAAAGGCCAAGACCTATGGCGAGGCGGTGAAGCTGCTCGCCGCGCTCGCGGTGGACCTGATCGACGGGCGGATTTGA
- a CDS encoding N-formylglutamate amidohydrolase has product MEKARHASLAPSETVRVTNLGGSSPFVFTCDHASNFLPSEFGTLGLPVEDLSRHIAWDPGALPVAGRMAEALDATLVETCVSRLVIDCNRPLDAPDLVPPVSETTAIPGNTGLSERDRAARVDLAWRPFHDTVAQIIERRLAHGQETRLVSVHSFTPVYKGRSRPWHIGIIHDDDRRLAAPLISALKRLSGVTVGVNEPYSPADRVYFTLERHARSRGLACAMIEIRNDEISGETGQRKWADLLTGIFSNLEPEEARGSRQRVMGKSVQSAS; this is encoded by the coding sequence ATGGAGAAAGCACGGCACGCCAGCCTTGCACCGTCGGAGACCGTGAGGGTGACCAACCTTGGCGGCTCCAGCCCCTTCGTCTTCACCTGCGACCACGCCTCGAACTTCCTGCCCTCCGAATTCGGCACGCTCGGCCTGCCCGTCGAGGACCTCTCCCGCCACATCGCCTGGGATCCCGGCGCGCTGCCCGTCGCCGGCCGCATGGCCGAGGCGCTCGATGCCACGCTGGTCGAGACCTGCGTCTCGCGTCTCGTCATCGACTGCAACCGGCCGCTCGACGCGCCGGACCTCGTGCCGCCGGTCAGCGAAACGACGGCCATCCCGGGCAATACCGGTCTTTCCGAAAGGGATCGCGCGGCGCGGGTCGACCTGGCGTGGCGTCCGTTCCATGACACGGTTGCACAAATCATCGAGCGACGGCTGGCGCACGGCCAGGAGACGCGCCTTGTGTCGGTGCACTCCTTCACGCCGGTCTACAAGGGCAGAAGCCGGCCCTGGCATATCGGCATCATCCATGATGACGACCGCAGGCTGGCGGCGCCGCTGATATCGGCGCTCAAGCGGCTCTCCGGCGTCACCGTCGGCGTCAACGAACCCTATTCGCCGGCCGACCGCGTCTATTTCACGCTGGAACGGCACGCGCGCTCGCGCGGCCTAGCCTGCGCGATGATCGAAATCCGCAACGACGAGATCTCCGGCGAGACCGGGCAGCGGAAATGGGCGGATCTGCTCACAGGCATATTTTCGAATCTGGAGCCCGAGGAGGCCAGGGGCTCCCGACAACGCGTAATGGGAAAGTCAGTACAGTCGGCCAGCTAA
- a CDS encoding DUF680 domain-containing protein — protein MKKTVLALAAVLAFSGAAFAGASQPAKHAPAACAQTHTNVTLDCTATGSVEKADASKTQTTKGPRLGMDVNPWFLPGL, from the coding sequence ATGAAAAAGACAGTCCTCGCTCTCGCTGCCGTGCTGGCTTTCTCGGGCGCCGCTTTTGCCGGCGCGAGCCAGCCGGCCAAGCACGCCCCGGCCGCCTGCGCTCAGACCCATACCAATGTGACGCTCGACTGCACCGCCACCGGCTCGGTCGAAAAGGCCGACGCCAGCAAGACCCAGACCACCAAGGGCCCGCGGCTCGGCATGGACGTGAACCCGTGGTTCCTGCCCGGCCTTTGA
- a CDS encoding amino acid permease, protein MTTNDYTEVDKAEDMKVLHNMGYAQELERRLSRFSNFAVSFSIICILSGGINSLAQATSGAGGIGIGIGWLVGCFISLTFAVAMSQISSAYPTAGGLYHWGSILGNRGTGWVTAWLNLLGLITVLGAINVGTWTFFLGAFGPALGIEGTLTNQMIFLVIITGAQALINHLGIKLTAKLTDFSGYLIFFGSILIAIVCLLSAETWDFSRLFTFHNYSGDAGAGVWPSVSNAWVFALGLLLPIYTITGYDASAHTSEETIKAASSVPRAMVMSVIWSTLFGYLFLVAFVLMIPNMDDAAKQGWNVFFWAFDQRVSPGVKEFIYLIVFLAQLLCGLATVTSASRMIFAFSRDGGLPGSSALAKVSPTHRTPVAAIWTASILSVLFVWGSSVVSVAGTSAYTIVVSCTVIFLFLSFIVPIVLGMLAWGTPKWDKMGPWNMGRGLFMLFGFLSIVSMILIFVIGVQPPNDWALYITVGFFILTAIVWFAFERNRFQGPPLGDIIAARQAAIKAAEQAVGETGH, encoded by the coding sequence ATGACAACAAACGACTATACCGAAGTCGACAAAGCGGAGGACATGAAGGTCCTCCACAACATGGGCTACGCCCAGGAACTGGAGCGGCGCCTCAGCCGCTTCTCGAATTTCGCGGTTTCCTTCTCGATCATCTGCATCCTGTCCGGCGGCATCAATTCGCTGGCGCAGGCAACGTCGGGCGCCGGCGGCATCGGCATCGGCATCGGCTGGCTGGTCGGCTGCTTCATCTCGCTCACCTTCGCGGTCGCCATGTCGCAGATCAGCTCGGCCTATCCGACGGCCGGCGGCCTCTATCACTGGGGCTCGATCCTCGGCAATCGCGGCACCGGCTGGGTGACGGCCTGGCTCAACCTGCTCGGCCTGATCACCGTGCTCGGCGCCATCAATGTCGGCACCTGGACATTCTTCCTCGGCGCCTTCGGGCCTGCGCTCGGGATCGAGGGCACGCTGACCAACCAGATGATCTTCCTGGTCATCATCACCGGCGCCCAGGCGCTGATCAACCACCTCGGCATCAAGCTGACGGCGAAGCTCACCGACTTCTCGGGCTACCTCATCTTCTTCGGCTCGATCCTGATTGCGATCGTCTGCCTGCTCTCCGCCGAGACCTGGGATTTCAGCCGTCTCTTCACCTTCCACAACTACTCCGGCGACGCCGGCGCAGGTGTGTGGCCATCGGTGTCGAACGCCTGGGTGTTCGCGCTCGGTCTGCTGCTGCCGATCTACACGATCACCGGCTACGACGCCTCGGCGCATACCTCGGAGGAAACCATCAAGGCGGCCTCGTCGGTGCCGCGCGCGATGGTGATGTCGGTCATCTGGTCGACGCTGTTCGGCTATCTGTTCCTGGTTGCCTTCGTGCTGATGATCCCGAACATGGACGACGCGGCCAAGCAGGGCTGGAACGTGTTCTTCTGGGCCTTCGACCAGCGCGTCAGCCCCGGCGTCAAGGAGTTCATCTACCTCATCGTCTTCCTCGCGCAGCTCTTGTGCGGCCTCGCCACCGTCACGTCGGCCTCGCGCATGATCTTCGCCTTCTCGCGTGACGGCGGCCTGCCGGGCTCGTCGGCGCTCGCCAAGGTGAGCCCGACCCACCGCACCCCCGTGGCGGCGATCTGGACGGCCTCGATCCTGTCGGTGCTGTTCGTCTGGGGCTCGTCGGTGGTTTCGGTCGCCGGCACTTCGGCCTACACGATCGTTGTGTCCTGCACCGTCATCTTCCTGTTCCTCTCCTTCATCGTACCGATCGTGCTCGGCATGCTGGCCTGGGGAACGCCGAAATGGGACAAGATGGGGCCGTGGAACATGGGCCGCGGCCTGTTCATGCTCTTTGGCTTCCTGTCGATCGTGTCGATGATCCTGATCTTCGTCATCGGTGTCCAGCCGCCGAACGACTGGGCGCTCTACATCACCGTCGGCTTCTTCATCCTGACGGCGATCGTCTGGTTCGCCTTCGAGCGTAACCGCTTCCAGGGCCCGCCGCTGGGCGACATCATCGCGGCGCGCCAGGCAGCGATCAAGGCGGCGGAGCAGGCGGTCGGCGAAACCGGCCACTGA
- a CDS encoding SDR family oxidoreductase, whose amino-acid sequence MSYLDRLFSVAGKTALVTGAATGIGRMVATGLVRAGATVMIASRKGEDCIRVASELNAQGGDGRAEGFAGDVSSEAGIAALVAEVKVRTDRLHILVNNAGISWGAPLEEFPYHAWAKVFGVNVTAVFHLTRELLPLLDAAASDEDPARVINLGSVMGTQPLADDAYSYTASKAAVHHLTRTLAIEFAARRITVNAFAPGPFQSRMTAFATATAEQAKHVGNHVPLGRIGVADDIAGATLYLCSRAGSYVTGAILPIDGGQSVQHGMTLFKE is encoded by the coding sequence ATGAGCTATCTGGACAGGCTGTTCTCGGTCGCCGGCAAGACAGCGCTGGTGACCGGCGCCGCAACCGGCATCGGCCGGATGGTCGCGACCGGGCTGGTGCGGGCCGGCGCCACCGTGATGATCGCCTCGCGCAAGGGCGAGGACTGCATCCGGGTCGCCAGCGAGCTCAATGCGCAGGGCGGCGACGGCCGGGCCGAGGGCTTTGCCGGCGACGTGTCCAGCGAAGCGGGCATCGCCGCTTTGGTCGCCGAGGTGAAGGTGCGCACGGACCGGCTGCACATCCTGGTCAACAATGCCGGCATTTCCTGGGGCGCGCCGCTGGAGGAGTTTCCCTACCACGCCTGGGCCAAGGTCTTCGGCGTCAATGTCACCGCGGTCTTCCATCTCACGCGGGAGCTTCTGCCGTTGCTCGACGCCGCCGCAAGCGACGAGGATCCGGCCCGCGTGATCAATCTTGGCTCGGTGATGGGCACCCAGCCGCTGGCCGACGACGCCTATTCCTACACCGCCTCCAAGGCCGCCGTGCATCACCTGACGCGCACGCTGGCGATCGAGTTCGCCGCCCGCCGCATCACGGTCAATGCCTTCGCCCCCGGCCCCTTCCAGAGCCGGATGACGGCCTTTGCCACCGCCACCGCGGAGCAGGCGAAACATGTCGGTAACCATGTTCCGCTCGGCCGCATCGGCGTGGCGGATGACATTGCCGGCGCAACGCTCTATTTGTGCAGCCGTGCCGGAAGCTATGTCACCGGCGCCATCCTGCCGATCGACGGCGGCCAGTCGGTGCAGCATGGAATGACGTTGTTCAAGGAATGA